In Spirosoma pollinicola, the genomic window TTTGGGTAGATCAAGACTTTGAGGTATGTGGAAAATAACAGGAAGCCTGATAATTGGATAGGTTTTTTTGGGTCGTGCTGTAAGGATAAGTGGTTGGCTAATGAGTGGTCCCCAGCGTGCCTGCAAACTAATTTGACCTGGCTGTTTAGACCTGTAATAAGCATGGGGCGAATAGGGGTTATTACGCACCTGTATGTCCGGTTGCCATACTCCATTGGCATAGATTTGAATTGCTGAGTCAGGGTAGTTAAGCGCATTGCCTGCTTTGTCAATGACACTAATCGCGAGAGGCAATCGGCTACTGGTATCCGCATTTAAAAAGCTTACAGAAGCCTTTAGACTTATCTTCTGGACCTCCCCAAACGGATCGAGATTCTTTTGACAAGCAAATAAGGTGAAGACCAGCCAGCCAAGATAGATAAGTTGAAAAAGAGGTTTTGTTCGCATTAGCATAATACAAAGACGAAGCTAATTGACTGATATCATTTGTTGTATAAGTGATGTGGCTGTTGCAAAAGTCTAAAATGGGTGTGGTGGCCTATGACAAGTTGCCGATTCCATGCCGTTTATCAGGCAAAAATCGTTTACTAGACAGCGGGTTTTATGGCCCTGTTGACTTTTGCAACAGCCACTAATGTTGTGTTAACTACTCTTACGTTTTTTCTTGTCTTCAACGACTGCGTAAAGAGATAACGCTACTGAAATAGTCAATAACGGATACTTTACGAAGGGATTATCGACGATAATCCCTGTAACTGAAAGAGCAGACGCAAAGACGATTATGTTCCTAAGCTTATCCATTAGTTAGTAATAGAGTCTATGACGATAAAGTACTCCAGAAAGTAATATACTGTTACATAATCTTGATTATGTTATGTGATAAATAACAGAATTTGGATAAGTCAATACAAAAGAGTTATAGCGGAATTATTTTATACCCAGTGTATTAAACAGGCAGTAATTTCTGATAGCTACCATCCGCATTAAAAACAATAATCAAGCTTCCTCCATTGCCACCCTGGATTCGTCGTGCTCCACTCTTCATCTTGTGATTCGTGAAAGGCATCACATTGTTAGTCCAACGGCTTTTTATACTAGGGCGAATGTAAACGCGGTCACCAATAATCTGCGCTAAACATTGGTTTAAAGCGTCCTTATCGCCGGTCGATTCTTTGCTCATTCCCCTTGAGTCAGCATCGAAAACCAAGATAATATCCCCGTTGAAAGAGGCAAATCGATTGGGTGGGTTATCCTTATAGGTATCGTCAATACTGGGTGAGAGCAACCAGCATACTTTACCCTCTTCATTTTGGTATTCTCTCAGCAGAACGATTCCTTTATCATTTTTCCAGGAGCTGTTAGACACGCATCTACTAACGAATTCGGCTAGAATTTGTCGCTTTGTTTGGTCTGTATCTAATTTAACTTGTTTCACCTCAGTGCAGGGAGGGGGATAACCCGTCTGTGCATTGATAAAGGGAATTAGCAGCCCAATGATTAGGAGGATACTGCACCATGTTATGACCCGTTTCATACCAGTGAAGTTGTTGTATAAGTGCCTTTATGTTAACCTATTTCTTCGTCAAGATAATATCACCATATTTCTGTGAAGGATTCTTCACCTCAATTCGCTTACAGTTATTGCTTACTTCTTTGAAATACCACCCTTGAGCAAATCGAACACCCAACGATTGAGTCCTTACAGACTGGCGAATCCATAACATAGGGCCATATTGCTTTAGCTCAGGATAGGCATAACCGAGTTCAGGAAAAATTGTGCTGTCCATTATGTCAACACCGTACTTTTTTGAAACCACTACGCCTATATCTAGCCGGTTCTCAAATAAGGAGTCTGGATCAATGATACTTCCGTCTGGCGAAAAGGTAATCACTCCTTCTCTCATTGGCATAGAGATACCTTGTACACCTATGTTTGTTTGAAAGCTCCATTGCCCAACGATGTTTTGTTTGAGTAATGGGGCTTTGCAGGTTGACCCACTGACTGACTGGTTAATAGGGGGAGCTAAAGGATGAAACTCTTCCCGACAAGCTGGTGCAAGTGTCATTATTACAATAAAGCTTATCAGAGGTGCTTTCATAAACAACTTCTTTTTTCAGCGTAACGCACAAGCTCACTCTATGTTATATAATCAGAAATATGTTAACTAACCCTTAAATATACAATTAAAAATAGATAATTTACTATAAAGCTTTCATTAGCTTTTTAATAGAATTCATACCTAAACGGCATATGGTTAACGGGAGAGTGAACTTCTAATTACTCTCTCAGCCCCTAATTAATGGTCTTCTTGAACGCCCTACTAATGATGCTGGTAAATGAAGCTTCTATTGTCTCATCTAGGAGCGTTTTGAAAGACGTAGTTAGAAATGGGTTGAAAAGTAGGAACCCGCTGGCTATCGAATGAAAGGTCATTATTTTTTTTTGCCTGGCGCACCCAACGCCCCAGGGGGTTGATGGCCTCGGCTTAACGGCCTGCCTCCTGTCACCCGGCAGCTACCACACGCGGAGCGGACCACCAACGCATAATTTAATAAGCGTAGCTGCCGTCTGGTTTGGTGAAAGCCTTTGCGACACTATCAGCTTCAGCTTGCTGTCCCTGTGCGACTAACCAGTCATAAGTGGTACTGATGAAACCATACGTACCTCGACCGCCTTCGTAGTCAGCCCCTGAGTCGGTTTTGAAATGGTTGCGTTTTAGATGATCGGCCAGTTCGGTAATGGACATCGTTGTTCCATTCTGATGTAAAAAAACGCCTAAGCGTTTGACATACTCTCGTTTCTCAACCATGACGGATACTGATAGAATTTGAATGTGGAATCTAAGAACGTTATTTTGTAAGGCGTTTGGCTTGTCGACCGAAACTCGTCTTATAAACTCAAACTTTCCTGACACGGCGTTCACCCTGTCAGCCGGAACCCAGAAATGGAAGCCCAGACTGGCCCACGCGGGGCGGTTAACTTGTCAACGGGAAGCCCGAAAATGGAAACCCGGCATAGTCGAACACCCAACGACCATGAGGGTTGATGGATGATAGTACTACGTCCTTGAACAACAAGACTCCCAACCTTTACACCCTCATTGGGTTGGGCTGCAAACCCGCCATCGGGACGTGCTGCCTGTCGACGGAGAGCCACCCTATGCGAAGCGAAAATGCTACTTTCTGACTACTGTTACTACCAAACCGATTGCTACAACCGCATCTACGATGTTCCACAACTCCCGACCAAGTGATATTTTTAGTAATGGCTGGAAAAGCACTACTAATGCCACATAAACGATAGTTTCAGTTTGCTTTTCCTGTTCGTTAGCTTGAAAAGCCAATATTCCAAAGCCAATCATAGCTAAAAATCTAACCAATTGATAGAATCCATAAGGCATATCAAAAAGACATAGGCCCAAAAGCAAAGCTAATACAACTTTTATATATGTGTTCATAGTGGGGATGTGCTTTGAAAATTCATTGGTTAAACTCAGTCTCTGAAATATTTTGAGAATTGAACGTATTCATGGTGGCACTTTGAATAACATCAAGTTGTAACTGAAAACTTGGAATGCTATATCCGCCGTAAGTATGTTTAATATTAAAATCCATTGTTTCATCCCCTTTCTCGTACATAGGATTTCGGATGAACCTACCAATGCACTGGTTATTGTCAGCTTTTGAAAACCAATCTTTTCCGTAAGCAATCTTTAAGTAGTATTGTCCCTCGGGTATGTTACGAATTTTGTAAGTCGAACCACTATTAATAAATACATAACGGATGCATCTACCTGTCTGGGCATTCATAACCTTGATGGCTACATCTGTCCCTCCGCCTACATGGACTTCAAGATAATTGTTAACCTTACTTTTCTTGGGACTGAAATTGTAACATGCTGGTAGTTGACCATTACGAATTTCTGTTCCCCGCCAACCCTCAGCAATTAGTCTATCTTTTTCTTGCTGTAGCTTTTCTTCTGGTGACAATACGGGGGCTGCTGGCTGAGTGGGGTTTCCATCAACAAATGTATTGTTTAAATCACCATCTTTGGGTTTATTGACAGAAACGTTATTCTCGTTCTTGGAGACAAATACAAAAAAAGATATCAGACCTATTACAAATAGGATGGCTCTATACTCTACTATGAAATTTAAGGTTTTCATAGCATTAGTAAAGTACTTTTTCTTGGTAAGATAGGAGGAGATTTTTCTTTGAGTGTTTACATCAGAATTTGCAAGTTTAGTAAGCTGAACACATACTTTTTCTGCGTAAGGATATGCAAGAAATTTGCAACACCACAAAGTCTCCTCAATTATTAATCTGTTTATCTCTATGTCATTGTATATTAGTAAAAACTCGATATTATTATCTATGAGCAAACCTTTTAATGAATTGAAAAGGGCAGACTGATTTATAGAGTTTTTACCTATACCAATTGCCTTCTTTCTAATGTCTTGAAATACGAGGAGAAGGGTTTGAGGGGTTACTGTCTCTTTTTTCTTACTGTTTTCTTCTTGTTGGCTATTCTTTGTATTCGCGCTGAATTTAGATTTATTAAGCTCATAATCATAGATTTTTCTTTCATCCGAATTAGAAAGAACCTGATAGGCTTCTGCTATTTGTCTAAAAGTTATTTCTGCATATTTGTTGTTCTGGTTCCTGTCAGGATGATATTTTAATGCAAGCTGTCGGTATGCCTTTTTAATTTCTTCGTTTGTCGCGGTAGGCAACAACCCTAAAATTTTATAATAGTCAATCATGAACGTTATACACTTTTAGAATCTGCTTGTTAAAGCGTTTGACTTGTCGGACGAAACCAGCTTAAATAACCAAAGCCTGATATGCAGGGCGTTTACCCTGTCGCTCGATGGCTGCCCCACAAACCTAAACCTGCTTAACCGGGGCGTTTGCCCTGTCAGCCAGAAGCCGGACTTTGAAGCCCAAACCTGCCCATCCGGGCATTTAACCTGTCGCCCGCGACCCGGAAATGGAAGCCACTTTTTGGACTTCACCCAACGACCCAGGGGGTTGATGGCCCCGCAAGCTAGATGAAATGGGTGAACAACTCACCTGCCTTTACACCCCCTGCCGGTTGGGCTGCTGTGCTTGCCCAACCGGCCTGCCTCCTGTCACCCGACAGCGACCCCGCGCGGAGCGATTATGCTATTGTTGATAAACATTTCACTGGCCCAGAGCATAATATGATGGATGTTCAAAACTTCCTAAATCGTTTATTATGCTGCTGCTGAACAAATAGTCTAAAGACTCTAACAAATCAGAAAGCAAACTTATTATGTAGCTATCTTGCAAAAAGTTAGGACCTTTTCCATACTCAAACTTGAAGTCTTGACCTTTGTATGATAAGGTATGTCCTGCTGTTTTGGCAAAATAAATTCCACCTGTATGAATCGTATTTCTTAATGTCCACAGGAGAATCACAAGTTTCGCTTCTTCTTTTGTCCAATTATTTTCGGTGTCTTCGAAAATAGTTGCCGTGATCTTATGTAGACTACGCTCTTCCCCTGGCGTCTTTCCTGTAATTTTTGAATAGTAAAATCTAAAGATCAACTCAGATTGAAAAAGGGCAGCATCAATTATACTCTCACTTATATTTTGTATAAAATGATGTATGTAGTTGTCTATTTGCTCTTGATCATTATTTAAAATGTATTCGAACTCTTCTCTATTTAATTCGTAAAATCTAGTATTAATTTTAAGATTTACAAGACATACGGCGATTTGGGTTGACAATATTTCCAAATGTTTCTTTCGAATATCTTTCTCTGGTAGATGTTCGTATTTGTGAACTAACTCCATTGATTTAGCATGTAGTTCATTTAATTTATCTAACCCGTTTTCCATAAACTTTAGATGTAATGGATTAACTGTTTTGTCCAGTAATATGAATGGATCAAACATAGACAATAACACCGTGGATATGTCTATGATTTGACTAGAAAATTAACCTATTCTACCAAACGGTGTCCAGCCTACAAACGTAAAAGGCCGCCTGTCACCCAAGTGCGGCTTGTCGCACCAAACCCGCCTGAGTTGTCCAAGCCTGACTGTTGGGGCAGTTGGCCTGTCAACGGGAGCCGCCGAACGAGCCTAAGAGCCTACCTGTCGAGCCGTGCGGCCTGTCGCCCAGCGATCAGACGTTGAAGCACATCTTGGACATTCCACCTAACGACCACAGGGGCTGATGGATGAGCGAACCACTTCAGACAACAACCAGAGTGTCAACATTTACACCCCTGTTTGGTTGGGCTGCAAACCCTCCACCGGGACGTGCTCCCTGTCACCAGGAAGCTACCCCACGCGGAGCGAATCAACGACGTGTTTTCAAATTGTAATGTAATTTTGTACTAATTCAGGAAGTTTAGAAAATTGTTTGTGTAATGTAATTCCATCTTCAAGTCCATCTTGGATTACTATCAGATGATTGTATATCCTTTCGCATTCTATTATCATCTCGTCATTTTCAACCTTTCGTCGAAACTCTTTATAAGCGTTGTAGGCTATCTCTTCAAGCTGGAAGATATTTATAGTCGCGATTTTATTTGCAGTATCATCCGTGTTCAATAAGTCAATTTCTATCCACAATAATTTGGGATTAGATGCATCCCAAATAATTCTACTCTTTTTGGGCGTAAGTTGATGGACTAAGCCCGAACGAAAAACAGAATATAAGAATTCTCCCAAAGCATTTTCTGGTGTGGGAAAGAAGTCTGTTACAAACTCTATGAAAGACTGTTTATGGGCAAATTTGAGGTTTTGTCCATTTGGGGGCTTTCTATCGTAGGTTTCTTTTCTGTTATTTTTGCCGATGTAATAAACTCCCCCATAAAAATCAATGACAGAAAACCAAAATGTTAATAGTGCGGTGTCAAGTTGCCTATGGTAATGCTTTCCAACTTCTTTGGCTATTTCAATTCTTTCGTGGTAGAAAGTTTGAAAAAAGTTCGATATAATATGTTGAGAAAATGAGTTCATATTTAGCTTTCATATTATGATTATGGTCAGTGAATTAGAAGCTCACTGACGCGAAAAAAAACATCTGTCAAGAAGGCTTGATATATCAGCTTTATTCCAACTATGGCTTTCCAAAAATTGTGTTGATTATATAAGTTATGAACGCTGCAACTAAACAAATCGGTATCATATGAAAAAGCCATGAGAACTTAAATGTACTCGATTAGGGCGCTTGTAATAATTAGGAAAGAAATAACCTATAAGAATTGTCAAAACGAACACTG contains:
- a CDS encoding J domain-containing protein; the encoded protein is MIDYYKILGLLPTATNEEIKKAYRQLALKYHPDRNQNNKYAEITFRQIAEAYQVLSNSDERKIYDYELNKSKFSANTKNSQQEENSKKKETVTPQTLLLVFQDIRKKAIGIGKNSINQSALFNSLKGLLIDNNIEFLLIYNDIEINRLIIEETLWCCKFLAYPYAEKVCVQLTKLANSDVNTQRKISSYLTKKKYFTNAMKTLNFIVEYRAILFVIGLISFFVFVSKNENNVSVNKPKDGDLNNTFVDGNPTQPAAPVLSPEEKLQQEKDRLIAEGWRGTEIRNGQLPACYNFSPKKSKVNNYLEVHVGGGTDVAIKVMNAQTGRCIRYVFINSGSTYKIRNIPEGQYYLKIAYGKDWFSKADNNQCIGRFIRNPMYEKGDETMDFNIKHTYGGYSIPSFQLQLDVIQSATMNTFNSQNISETEFNQ
- a CDS encoding DUF6804 family protein; its protein translation is MNTYIKVVLALLLGLCLFDMPYGFYQLVRFLAMIGFGILAFQANEQEKQTETIVYVALVVLFQPLLKISLGRELWNIVDAVVAIGLVVTVVRK